The Epinephelus lanceolatus isolate andai-2023 chromosome 1, ASM4190304v1, whole genome shotgun sequence genome has a window encoding:
- the LOC117256954 gene encoding pepsin A-like, whose amino-acid sequence MMKSAFVLLAFLAISQGVVRIPLMRGKSARQELEERGLFEEYRRKFPFNPAAKFVPRNEQSVVPMTFDPDTTYYGEISIGTPPQVFKVLFDTGSSDLWVPSVSCTTSACDKHVKFSSSASSTFQAATNTFYISYNSGFAAGSTGYDIIHISDLSVEHQIFGLTDNEAEFLGFMPWDGILGLAFPGLSVEGGTPLLDNMWSQGKIPQNMFSMYLSSSVEGSMLFLGGTDSSYYTGSLKWIPLYQATNYWNIQIQSITINGNTVACSGSCAAVVDSGTSFIIGPSKDINNINGWLGAFADQYGDFTVSCSNTELMQDIVFNINGYSFALPPSAYVIKSASGCRTGFAPGEWILGEVFMRQFYTVFDINNNRVGFAQAV is encoded by the exons ATGATGAAGTCTGCCTTTGTGTTGCTGGCCTTTCTGGCCATCTCACAGGGAGTTGTCAG GATTCCCCTGATGAGAGGGAAGTCAGCCAGgcaggagctggaggagagaggccTGTTTGAAGAGTACAGGAGGAAGTTTCCATTCAACCCTGCGGCAAAGTTTGTCCCCAGGAACGAGCAGAGTGTGGTGCCCATGACTTTTGACCCAGAT ACAACATACTATGGAGAGATCAGCATCGGGACTCCACCTCAGGTCTTTAAAGTTCTCTTTGACACCGGCTCCTCCGACCTGTGGGTTCCCTCTGTCAGCTGCACCACCTCTGCTTGCG ACAAACACGTGAAGTTCAGCAGTTCAGCATCCTCCACGTTTCAGGCCGCCACAAACACCTTCTATATCTCATACAACAGTGGATTTGCAGCAGGGAGCACTGGATATGACATCATACAT ATAAGCGACCTCTCCGTGGAGCATCAGATCTTCGGCCTCACTGACAATGAAGCAGAGTTCCTGGGCTTTATGCCCTGGGATGGGATTCTTGGTCTGGCCTTCCCTGGTCTGTCAGTTGAGGGAGGTACACCTTTACTTGACAACATGTGGAGCCAGGGCAAAATCCCCCAGAACATGTTCTCcatgtacctgagcag CTCTGTAGAAGGCAGCATGTTATTTCTGGGTGGCACGGATTCATCGTATTACACTGGCAGCTTAAAGTGGATCCCTCTGTATCAGGCCACTAACTACTGGAACATCCAGATACAAAG CATCACCATCAATGGAAACACAGTTGCGTGCTCTGGCAGCTGTGCAGCAGTCGTGGACTCTGGTACTTCGTTCATCATTGGCCCCAGCAAAGATATCAACAACATCAACGGCTGGTTGGGAGCCTTCGCAGATCAGTACGGTGAT TTCACTGTGAGCTGCAGTAACACAGAGCTCATGCAGGACATTGTGTTCAACATAAACGGCTACAGCTTCGCTCTCCCTCCGTCAGCCTACGTCATAAAG tcTGCGTCTGGGTGCAGGACAGGGTTTGCTCCCGGCGAGTGGATCCTGGGTGAGGTCTTCATGCGACAGTTCTACACCGTCTTtgacatcaacaacaacagggTGGGCTTCGCTCAGGCTGTGTGA